The following proteins are co-located in the Silene latifolia isolate original U9 population chromosome 1, ASM4854445v1, whole genome shotgun sequence genome:
- the LOC141587123 gene encoding uncharacterized protein LOC141587123, whose protein sequence is MATTMVPTCVKKMELYKKTYEVTVRVLRKWIRDSDEKDVTKRTVYGMEFICIDSEGELIQATVANTLVRIFKPLMHEGKIYTISKFLTEKNLGKDRATFHKCRIAMQFTTRVKEVFGHEIPTQAFTFVSIEDIIHGNVEDEYYIDVIGVITQFHEFEEKKGYKKMCIDLMDEQ, encoded by the exons aTGGCAACAACTATGGTACCAACATGTGTGAAAAAGATGGAATTATACAAAAAGACATATGAAGTCACGGTTCGAGTTCTTAGAAAATGGATTCGGGATTCAGATGAAAAAGATGTTACAAAAAGAACAGTGTACGGGATGGAGTTCATTTGTATTGACAGTGAG GGTGAATTAATTCAAGCAACTGTGGCAAACACGCTTGTGCGGATTTTCAAACCACTTATGCACGAAGGAAAAATTTACACCATTTCAAAGTTTCTGACGGAAAAAAATCTAGGAAAAGATAGAGCAACATTTCACAAATGCAGGATTGCAATGCAGTTTACAACAAGAGTGAAAGAAGTTTTTGGCCACGAAATTCCAACTCAAGCATTTACATTCGTAAGTATCGAAGATATTATTCATGGGAATGTGGAAGATGAATATTACATAG ATGTCATCGGTGTAATAACTCAATTTCACGAGTTTGAAGAAAAGAAGGGATACAAGAAAATGTGCATTGACCTAATGGACGAACAGTGA